One genomic segment of Bacillus marinisedimentorum includes these proteins:
- a CDS encoding alpha/beta fold hydrolase has product METLFNYTMKQKGETMLDYKFYEGPRESDYVILLHGIGGSSNIFYKQLKAYKKHFHVVAVHLPGHGRSPGVHEYKEAFTFELAAGEIIKLLDHLKIKKAHFVGISLGAVLTHSILRKAPERVKSAVLGGAITRVTVLDKLLLGTGHAVKNIVPHMWIYKIFARFMMPRKNHTESRKTFIKEAMKMDRDDFLGWFKIAHTAEPIYSKVPEASADVPKLYLSGEQDHMFMKNVKADVKADGNARMVIFKNSGHICNIEKPNEFNELSVDFMLEEADRQKKHLA; this is encoded by the coding sequence GTGGAAACATTATTTAACTACACAATGAAACAAAAAGGGGAAACGATGCTGGATTATAAATTTTATGAAGGACCCAGAGAATCGGATTACGTCATCTTATTGCACGGAATTGGCGGGAGTTCAAACATTTTTTATAAGCAATTGAAAGCATATAAAAAACATTTTCATGTAGTGGCTGTCCATCTGCCGGGCCACGGGCGTTCCCCGGGTGTCCATGAATATAAAGAGGCATTTACTTTTGAGCTGGCGGCGGGTGAAATCATCAAGCTGCTTGATCACCTGAAAATCAAGAAAGCTCATTTTGTCGGCATTTCTCTTGGTGCTGTTTTGACCCATTCGATTTTGCGGAAAGCACCTGAGCGGGTAAAGTCGGCTGTATTGGGCGGGGCGATCACAAGGGTGACGGTGTTGGACAAGCTCTTGCTGGGCACCGGCCATGCTGTAAAAAATATTGTGCCGCATATGTGGATTTACAAGATTTTTGCCAGATTCATGATGCCAAGGAAGAACCACACCGAGTCCAGAAAGACCTTCATAAAAGAAGCGATGAAGATGGACAGGGACGATTTCCTGGGCTGGTTCAAAATCGCCCATACTGCTGAGCCGATTTACAGCAAGGTCCCGGAAGCCTCTGCCGACGTCCCGAAACTATATCTTTCGGGCGAGCAGGACCACATGTTTATGAAGAATGTAAAAGCTGATGTGAAGGCCGATGGAAATGCCAGAATGGTAATCTTCAAAAACTCCGGCCACATTTGCAACATTGAAAAACCGAATGAATTCAATGAACTCTCGGTTGATTTTATGCTTGAAGAAGCGGATAGACAGAAGAAACATCTGGCCTGA
- a CDS encoding TetR/AcrR family transcriptional regulator: MGTQKIDKRIVRTRRMIRNALTELMMEKGFEGITVSDITAKADINRGTFYKHYRDKYDLLEQSENELLREIEAIVIHTQQIGRHNAMAYIQKNEPLPHVLQLVEYFLKNLSFIKTILGPKGDPSFQVKLKEVMKKNMLIHFEGQLKKGKLLVPADYLIAYVSSANLGVIQHWLENEIDQTPEEIALILSIVTILGPGYVAGFK; the protein is encoded by the coding sequence TTGGGAACCCAAAAAATCGATAAACGAATCGTCCGCACCAGGCGCATGATTCGGAACGCGCTAACCGAACTGATGATGGAAAAAGGATTTGAAGGAATCACTGTCAGTGACATAACAGCAAAAGCGGATATTAACCGGGGAACCTTTTATAAGCATTACCGTGACAAGTACGACCTGCTGGAACAAAGTGAAAATGAACTCCTCCGTGAAATAGAGGCGATTGTCATACACACACAGCAAATCGGGCGGCACAACGCCATGGCATACATTCAAAAAAATGAACCCTTGCCCCATGTCCTGCAATTGGTCGAATATTTTCTGAAGAATCTCAGCTTCATCAAAACGATTTTAGGCCCGAAAGGAGATCCGTCTTTCCAGGTTAAACTGAAAGAAGTCATGAAAAAGAACATGCTGATTCATTTCGAAGGACAGCTGAAAAAAGGAAAACTGCTCGTGCCGGCAGACTACCTCATTGCCTATGTAAGTTCTGCAAACCTCGGGGTCATCCAGCACTGGCTTGAAAATGAAATCGATCAAACACCGGAAGAAATCGCCCTGATCCTATCGATAGTCACCATTTTAGGTCCTGGTTATGTGGCAGGTTTCAAGTAA